From the genome of Paracidovorax avenae:
TACGTTCGACGATTTTCGCGAGGGGCTCAACCGCCGTGTGCAGGACAAGGAGCCCAGCTGGACGACCCCCGAAATTCGCGAAACACTGAACCGATTCAATGGTGTATTGGCTAGCCGAAAGGCTACCGTGGAATCCATGAAGGCAACCCGTGCACTCTTCATGCTGGATGCCATGTCGAGCGGGGCGAAAAAGCAGGTCATCAATGATGGGGTAGTAGCGAAGCCGGTGCGTGATGCCATCGACCGCCTCTTCAGCGATGTGTTCTCCACGGTGGCATTCCAGACAGCTGTGGTATGCACGTACGCAGAGGCTATCCAAATCGCTTTCGGTGGCGTGCAGCATTCGACCGCAGAGCTACTCAACGAGTATGTCGAGGCCGTAAACGGCCTCCTAAAGCCCAAGAACATCAGCGAGCTGAAAGCATTGCTGCACGCCTTCGAGGGTGAGTTGTTGGTTGAGCCGGAAGTGAAGCTCAAGGCCGGCGGACCGACGTTCCGAGAGGTCGTCCTTCCAGGTGAGCTACAGCCGGCAGAATGGCCCAAGTACCGCTATCTGATTCTTGAGTTGTGGAAATCCGCCACGCCCGAGCTAAAGGCGCTTATCGACGAAGACAGGGCTCGATCCCGATCTTTGGTGGCCCAATCGCTTTACCGCCGTAGGCTGGCGGCGTTCTGCCTTGAAAACCGTGTTGACGAGGTAGATCTCACCAAAGATGTAAAGGCCGAGGTGCTCGGGAAGTCGAAGGCAATGTACGAAGAGTTCTTGAGCGCCGTGATCGGAAAGAAAACGGTCCTGGACAAGTCCTTGTTCGAGCTTTCTACGCCAGTGCCTGAAGTCTCGGCAATAGAGCCAACCGAAGACGAGCCCACGGCATAACACCAAGGCATTGGCGCTGCTCAAGATGCCCCGTGATAGCGGCGCAAGACAGTGCGCCGCGCTCGACCATGGCGCGGAAGTCAACCTGCGTGGCGCTAACTAGCCTCAATGCTTCACTGCAACTTTGTAGGCCTACTGCGCACCACACAACCGGCCCCGCTCCAGCCCTCACCGCCCCGCCTCAATCGGATTCCCATACAACGGCCGCCCCCCGAACTGCGTGCTCACCGCATACGCCACCGCGCAGGCCAGCATCACCGGCACCGTCATCTGGAACTGGTTCGTCATCTCCAGCACCATCACGATGGCCATCAGCGAGGCATGGGTCACGGCCGCGAGCACGGCGGCCATGCCGATGATGGCCAGCGCGCGCGGGTCGCCCACCCAGGCGGCCGGCAGCGTCATGGCCGCGAGCTGGGCGAGCATGCTGTCGGCCGTGGTGCCGACGAACAGCGAGGGCGTGAACACGCCGCCGATCGCGCCGCTGCCCGAACTCAGCGCCGTCGCCACGATCTGGTCAGCATCACCACCACGATCCACTGCCACAGGTGCCCGCCCTGCAGCACCGACGACACCACGCTGTAGCCATTGCCCCAGACCTCGGGCACGCAGGCCGATAGCGCGCCCACCAGCGGCCCGCCCAGGCCCAGGCGGGTCGGCCCCACGTCAACCGCCGGCACGTCGTAGAGAGGTCTGGGTCCACTAGCAGTTGGATGAGCGCGCTGGCGGTTCCCGCGGCGATGCCGCACACCATGGGGCGCTGCGCGGCTCGGCGCTTTTCCTACCGCGCTCTCCGCCGGGGGGAGAGTAGTGCGGGCTGCAAGATCCGTTGCGTAGCGGTTCTCAAGCATCAGTAAACATCAGGCTTTTTCCAACGCCTTGGAGATAGCGAAAATCCCGCGCAATTCAGACAAACTGGAGGCTGCACTCCAATCGCCATCCATTGGATTGACCCGCTATGCCCGCTTGGCTAGGCTGGCCTCCAAATAACCACGAGGAGCGAGGAACATGGCCTATAGCGAAGTTGTCTACTGGTCTCAGGAAGAATTGCAGCAAGTCCCCGCGAACGCGACGATTCTCGCTTTCGGGGATTCGTGGTTCCACTATCCGATGTACGGCGGCTCGCTGGTGAACTCGATCGGCGACCTGGTGAAAAGCTCCGGACGCAGGATCCTGGTGACGGGCAAGAACGGCCTGGAGATTCGCCAGTTTTCCCAAGGCTTCTGGCAAAAGCGGTTCAGGAACGTCATCAGGCTCTATGGCTCCACCTGCGAAGCCATCCTGATCAGTGGGGGAGGGAACGATTTCGCCGGGTTCGATGACCTGCGCCCCCTGTTGAACGGCAACTGCAAAACTGCGCAGACCGCCCAGGAATGCTTCCGGCCGGGGGATGGGGAATTCACCCTCAAGGATCTCGAATACAAGGTGTACCGGTCATATGCCCAGTTCATCACGGAAGCATCCTTGACCATTCCTGCGTCAGCGAAGTTCTTTGTTCACAACTACGACTATGCGCCGGTAACCGGCAAAGGGGTTTTCGGGAAGGAGGGATGGATCCGGCCGGCCCTCGAGGATGCGCAGGTACCGCCCGGTCTCTACGATGCGTGCGTCAAGCTGATCATCGACGGGCACTCCAGAACGCTCGATACCTTGCAGAAAGCATTGCCTGATCGCGTGGTCTTCATTGATGGACGAGGCACGCTTCAACCCGAAGACTGGGCCAACGAGTTGCATCCCACAGGCCAGGGTTTCGCCAAGATGGTCCAGGTGCGCTGGAAGGCGCCGCTGGATCAAGCGGGCCTCACGACCTGAATATCCCGGGCCTGCCAGCAGGGAGAGAATTCAAAGCGCCCGAGCAAGCCTCCAGGGAAAAGCCCTTGATGAACCATCAAGGGCTTTTTCTGTTTCGGCGCATGGCGGGTGCGACGAAGGTGCACGCCGCTGGAAGGATGCTGACCGGAAATCCCCGGGTACCAGCGAGGCCTTGGGCACTGCGCGATCCTGCGATCATTGCCTGATACCCACTGCCCGGAAACGCTGCCCGAGATCCTGGTGGCAAAGCCCCTCTTCCCACATGCTCCACACACTCCCCAACGGCGTCCGCCTCCTCGCCCTCCCCATGCCCCACGTGCAGAGCGCCAGCGTCGGCGTGTTCCTGCGCGTGGGCTCGCGCGACGAGACGCCGGAGACCAACGGCATCAGTCACGTGCTGGAGCACATGGCGTTCAAGGGCACGGCCACGCGCTCGGTGCAGGCGATCAACCTCGATGCGGAGCGGCTGGGCGCGGACGTGAACGCGTACACGGGCAAGGACAGCACGGGCTATTTCATGACCGGGCTGGGGCAGCATGCGCTGCAGCTGCTGGGCATGACGGCGGACATCGTGCTGCACAGCACGTTCCCCGAGGCCGAGCTGCAGCGCGAGCTGGAGGTGATCCGGCAGGAGGCGATCGAGTACGACGAGGACCCGGAGGACAGCTCCAGCGACCTGCTGGACCGCGCGCTGTGGGGCGATGATCCGATGGGCATGCCGGTGATCGGCACCGTGGAGAACATCGAGGGCTTCACGCGCGATGACCTGGTGCGGCACGTGCAGCGGCACTACGTGGCCGGCAAGACCATCGTGGCGGCCGCGGGGAATTTCGACGTCGGTGCGTGGATGCGGCGCGCAGGGGAGCTTTTCTCGGAGATGCCCGCGTCGCCGGCCGGCGGCGCCGGGTCCCTGCCGCCCGCGCCGGCTCCGCATGTCGGCCAGGCCGTGGCGCGCCGCTTCACGCAGGTGTCGCAGGTGTTCCTGAACATCGCCTATCCGCTGGGGCCCGCGGGGCCTGAAGGCATGGGCACGGCCATGCCGCCGCAGCGCTGGCGCCTGGCCGCGGCGCTGGCGGCCAACCTGTTCGGCGGCGGGATGTCGGCACCGCTGGTGGACACGGTGCGCGAGCGGCTGGGCTTGGCCTATAACGCCGATGCCACGATCGACAGCGGCGACGCATGGCTCAATTTCGTGGTGCATGCCGTCACCACGCCGGACAAGGTCGGGGAATTGGTCCGTGCCACAGGCGGGCTGCTGCATGCGCAGGCCGCCGCCATCGACCCGGTGCACCTGGAGCGCGCGAAGAACCAGCTCACGGTCTCGCGCGTGCGCGGCAGCGAGCGGCCCTTCGCGACGATGGAACGGGCCGTGGAAGAGGTGTTCGCGCACGGCACCGTGACGCCGCTGGCCGAGACGATCGCGCTGATCAGCGACATCCGTGCGGACGAAGTGCAGCAGGTGTTTGCGCGCATGCTCGCCCATCCGCCGGCGCTGTCGATCACGGGCAAGGGCGTGAGCGCCAAGTCCGCGCGGCAGCTGGCGGCATCGCTGGCCGCAAGTGGCCGCCAGGCCGCCTGACCGCTCTTGCGAAAGACATCGCGGCAGGCGGCCCCCTCCATCGCCCGGTTCACTCCATCTCCAGCGCCTTCCGTCGCATCGCGCTGGCGCCGCCGCGCGCACACCTCTAGATTGGCGGCATGGATGTCCTGTACACGATCCTGAAGTTCGCGGTGTTGACCGTGCTGGTCGCATCCGCCGCGGAGGCCGCCGTGCTGTCGCTGCGCGCGGCCGGGCCCCGGTACGACTGGCGCGCGAGCGGGGTGTCGCTTGTCGACTTCCTGGTGCGCGAATACCCCCTGCGCTGGCTGCTGCCGCTCGCGTTCTGGAGCCAGGCGATGGACTGGCTCTACCAGCACCGGCTCTGGACGCTGCCCATGGACCACTGGACCGGCTGGGCCGCATGCTTCATCGCCCAGGAGTTCTGCTACTACTGGTACCACCGCGCCGCGCACCGCGTGCGCTGGTTCTGGTGCACCCACGCGATCCACCACTCGCCGAACGACCTGAACCTGTCGGCCGCATACCGCTTTGGCTGGACGGGCAAGCTCACCGGGACGCTGCTGTTTTTCATGGCCGCGCCCCTGCTCGGCATGCCGCCGAAGGTGATCCTGGTGATGCTGTCGCTGAACCTGCTCTACCAGTTCTGGATCCACGCGACCTGGATCCCACGGCTGGGCCCGCTCGAATGGTTACTGAACACGCCCTCGGCGCACCGCGTGCACCACGCGTCCAACCTCGAATACCTGGACGGCAACTACGGCGGCGTGCTGATCGTCTTCGACCGGCTGTTCGGCACCTACATCGCCGAACGGCCCGACCTGCCGTGCCGCTATGGCCTCGTCCGGCCGGTCACGGGCTACAACCTGTTGAAAATCGAGTTCGACCAGTGGCACTGCCTGTGGCTGGACCTGCGCCGCGCCGCGCTCAATGCACCGGCCGCCCCAGCCGCCGGCTCGCCCGCGAAATCGCGTAGTTCACCAGGCAGTACAGCGCCGCCACGATGAGGTACACCGGTACCAGCGAGTGGTAGTTGGCGATGAGCACGCGGGCGTTCTGCATCAGCTCGCCATAGGTGACGACATAGCCGAAGGTGGTGTCCTTCACCACGATCACCAGCTGCGCGACCAGGGCCGGCACGATGTAGCGCAGCGCCTGGGGGAACACGATGGAGAAGAACACCTGGGTTTCCTTCATGCCCAGGCTGCGCGCGGCATCGGTCTGGCCGCGGGGCACGGCGAGCACGCCTGAGCGATAGACCTCGGCCACCACGGCTGCCGTGCTGAGGCCGATGGGCAGGGTCAGCATCCAGTAGGTACTGAGCTTGATGCCAGCCGAGGGCAGCACCAGGAAGCACACGTAGATGAGCAACAGCGTCGGCGTGCCGCGCAGGAACTCGATGGCCGCGACGGCCGGCCAGCGCACGAACCGGTACCGCGCCAGGCGCCCTGCCAGCAGCACCAGGCCCAGGGAGAGCGCGATGGCCGCGGCCATCGCCGCCGAGGCCAGCGTGCCGAGCAGGCCCTTGGCCAGGAAGGTCCAGGTCGTCGGCCAGGCGAAGAATTTCCAGTAGCGGGCATCGAGCTGCCCGGCGGCATGGAAGCGGAACGCGATGCCGACCGCCAGCAGGAGCAGCACGCCTGCCGCGACCACGCTCGCCACGCGGGTGAGGGTGCGGGCGCGGGGGTTCGGCGCGCCGAACAGGATGTCTTCGAGGGATCGGTTCATCGCAGGATCCGCAGCTTCCTGTCCAGGGCGGCTCCGGCCCAGGCGATGAGCAGGCCGCTGGCCACGTACATCGCGGCCGCGACGGCGAAGGCGGCCATGCCGGCCGCGGAGTCGGTCGCGATCTTGGAGACCAGCGTGGTGAGCTCCCGGCCCGGGAACGGCACCTGCGACGCGAGCGAGGTGGACAGCATCAGCGCGATGAGCAGCGACGTCATCGGCTGCACCACGGAGCGCATCGCCTGGGGCAGCACCACCGACCAGATGATCCGCGCGGGCCGCATCCCTAAGCTGAGCGCGGCCTCGATCTGGCCGCCGGGAATGGTGTTGATGCCCGAGCGGACATAGTCCGCCGTGAACGCGGAGCACACCAGCACCAGGGTCAGCACCACGCTGGGTTCGTAGTCGATCACGAACTCGAGATCGGGCAGCGCGAACACGATGAAGATCAGCAGCGCCACGCTGGGGATGTTGCGGAAGGTCTCGACGTAGAGGGTGAGCACCCAGCGCAGCGGCGGCAGCGGGAAGAGCCGCAGCATCGCCACCGCCATGCCCAGCAGCACGCCCGGCACGAACGACAGCGCGGTGAGCTTCCAGGTCAGCAAAAGGGCCTGCCCGAAGGCAGGCCCGTGGTCGGCCAGGAGCCTGGAAACCTCGCCCATCGTTCAGGGCAGCGCGGGCGGCGTGGGGACGGCCGTGCTGCCCGTGCGCTGGCCGATGGCGATCGTCCAGAGCTTGGCCCAGGTGCCGTCGGCTTCGATCTTCTTCAGGAACGCGTTCACGAAGGCCACGCCGTCCGAGCCCTTGGGCAGGCCGATGCCGTACGGGTCCTGCGCGCCGAACGGTGCGCCCGCGAGCTTCGCGTCGCCGGTGCCGAGGCTCAGGGTGTTGAGCAGCAGCGTGTAATCGGTCACGTAGGCATCCACGCGCCCCTGGCGCAGCCCGTCCAGGGCCTCCTGGTGCGTCTGGAACTCCTGCACGGTGCTCTTGGGCGCGAACTGCGCGAGGATCGCCGGCCCCGTGGAGCCGGCCTGCGTGGCAACCTTCCTGCCGCCCAGGTCGTTGACCGACTGGATCGCCTTGTTGTTCGCCTTGACCAGCACCCCGGCCTGCGAGGTGTAGTACGGGCCCGCGAAGGAGATCTTCTCGGCGCGGGCGGGGGTGATGGAATAGGTGGCGATGACCGTGTCCACCTGGCCATTGATGAGGACCTGCTCGCGCGTGGACGAGGTCACCTGCGTGAACTGGACCTTGGAGGCGTCGCCCAGGATGTAGCGCGTCAGGAGCTGGGCGATGCCGGCGTCGAAACCGCGCATCCGGCCGTCCTTCTCGTTCAGCAGCGAGAACAGGTTCGAGGTCTGGGTGCCGCCCAGGCGCAGGGTGCCGGCCTGTTTGATCTTGCTGGCCCAGGGGCTCGCCGCGATGGCCTCGGCGCTGGCGACGGGGCCCTGCGCGACCAGCGCATCGAACGCCGCGGCATCGATGGGCGTGCCCTGGGCGCAGGCTGCGCCGCCGCCGGCGATCGCCAGCGCCGCGACGGAGGATTTCAGGAGGGATTTGATCGTCATGGGCATGCGGTCCTCTCGGATGGTGGATTGCTCGGGGCAATGTATAGCACGCGCCGCTAGCTGCGGCGGGAGCGCACGAACCGGCGGTGCGAGATCTGCAGGTGCAGCTGCATCACCTGCTTGGCCAGCTCTCCGTCCCGCGCCGAGACGGCCAGGGTCAGGTCCTGGTGGTGATGGAGGCTCTGCTCCATGTCCGAGCGGGCATACAGCTGGAACGAGCCGGTGATGACGGGCATGTCGATCATGGTGCCGAGCATGTTCATGAGGCGGTGCGACCCGCTGGCCTGCAGCAGCGTGTGGTGGAAGTCCCGGTTGGCGTCCTGCACCAGCGAGGCCATGTTGGACTTGTTCGCGGCGATGGCTGCGCCCATCCTCGCGTTGCTGTCCTCGAGGCGCTGGAGGACTTCGGGAGTGCAGCGCTCCGCGGCCAGCTGCGCGGCATACGGTTCGAGCAGAAGCCGCAGCTGGAACACCTCGGCGATGTCCCATTCCGTCCAGGCCGCGACCTGTATGCCGCGCCCGCCATCGGACGTGGCCAGCCCGTCTTCCACGAGCCGGCGCAGCGCGGCCCGCACGGGTGTCCGGCTGATCCCGAATTCCTCCGCGAGCGGTTCTTCCTTGAGTTGCGTTCCCGGCTGGTAGTGGCCCGCCACGAGCCGGTGCTTGAGCTCTTCGTATGCCTTCCTCGTTCCGGTGGCCATGCCGCGTCCTTCCATGTGATCCATGGATTCTAGGGACGGCACCGCACCCCGCCTCATACGCGACAAACAGTACATAAAAAATACCAAATAGCCCTGATTCCAGCACGCATAGGTGTTTTCCCTGCGGATTATGGTCTTCAATGTTTTTTATTTGTACTATTCCCGGCAAAGGAACACCGCATATGAAGATTGCAATCATCGGACTCGGGGAGGTGGGACGCACGTTCGCCGCCCCCCTCCACCGGCAAGGACACGGACTGCTGGTGTGCGAACGCCAGCCGTCCGCCGCGGCCGCCGCGCTGGCCGAAGGCATGGGAGCGCACATGCACGCCGAGCCGGGCCCCTGGCTCGAAGAGGCCGACTGGACCTTCTCCTGCGTCATCGGCAGCCAGGCCCGGGCGGTCGCATCCGCCTGCGCCCGCCACCAGCGCCGCGGATCGGCGATCGCGGACTTCACCACCGCGTCCCCGGAGGACAAGCGCGATGCCGCCGCATCCGCGGCACAGTCCGGGGTGGGCTACATCGACACGGCGATCATGGGCGCCGTCTCCCTCGCCCGCGAGCGGACGCCCCTGCTGGCATCCGGCGACCGGGCCGATGAACTGAAGGCCATCTTCGACGGCATCCAGGGGCGCATGGAGGTCATCGAGGGCGGCCGGCCCGGCGATGCCATCGCGCTGAAGATCCTGCGCAGCGTGTTCACCAAGGGCATGGAGGCCCTCAGCGTGGAACTGCTGATGGCTGCCGAACGCCAGGGCGTCCGCGGCAAGCTCCCCGGCGTGCTGGCGGACATCGACCGCACGCCGCTGCGCGACTTCATCGACATGCTCGTGCGCACGCACGTCGTACACGCCGCCCGCCGCGCCCATGAAGTGGAGCAGGCCGCGGAGGAGCTGGCGTCCCACGGCCTGCCGTCGCGAGTGCTGGGCGGCGTCGGCGACCGGTTCCGCGCCACGGCCTCGCAGCTCCAGGCATCGCCGCTTCCCCAGGCCGAACCGACCACCGACCAGGCCGTGCAATGGCTGCTGGCCCAGGAGGCCCGGCACGCCGCGCCCCGCTGACTTTCCTCCTGCCTCCGCCCCACTCCTCCTTGACGGCAACACCATGACCATCACTCCGGAAAAGCTCCAGGCCCTCCGCGACCTCGGCACCGCCACCATCTACGAAGCGCAAGGCGCCAAGGGCGCCTTCGACCACGGGATGAAACCGATCGACCCGTCCCTGCGCATCGCCGGTCCCGCGCTCACCGTCGATGCCCGCCCTGCGGACAACCTCATCCTGCACTACGCGGTCCAGAAGGCACGACCCGGCGACGTGCTGGTCGTGGATGCCAAGGGCTTCATGGAAGCAGGCCCCTGGGGCGATGTCCTGACGCTGCAGGCGATGAAGAAGGGCATCGTCGCCCTGGTGATCAGCGGATGCGTGCGCGACGCCGATCTCATCATCGACCTGAAGTTTCCCGTCTTCTGCCGCGGCCTGTCCATCAAGGGCACCGGCAAGACCCAGCCCGGCAAGGTCAACGTTCCCATCACCATCGGCGACGTCGTCATCCGCCCGGGCGACATCGTCGTGGGCGACCGCGACGGCCTGGTGCTGGTGCTCCAGGAAGAAGTGGACATGGCCATCGAGAAGAGCAATGCCCGCGAGGCCAAGGAAGCCGGCCAGCGCGAAGCGATCGAACAAGGCGTATCCACCGTGGAACTGCTCGGCCTGGGCGACACGCTCAAGCGCCTGGGCCTGGCCTGAATCCCGGAAATGCGAGGAGACAACATGCAACGCCGCCAATTCCACCTGATGGCCCTATCTGCCGCAGCGCTCGGCCTCGTGCCCGCCGCCGCCCGGGCCGCCGACGCCTACCCTTCCCGGCCCGTGCGCCTCGTCGTGGGCTTTCCCCCGGGCGGGTCCGCGGACATCAATGCCCGGCTGGTCGGCCAGCAGCTGGCGAAAGAACTGGGCGGCACTCTGGTGATCGAGAACAAGGGCGGCGCCGGAGGGAACCTGGCCGCCATGGACATCAAGCGCTCCCCTGCCGACGGGTACAACCTGTTCTACGGCACCTCGGCCGTCGTGCTGGCGCCTTCGCTCTACAGCAAGCCCGGCTTCGACCCGTACACCGACTTCATCCCGGTGTCGCTGACCGCCACGATCCCGCTGCTGCTGGTGGCCTCTCCGCAGTTGCCGGCCAGGACCGTCGCGGAACTGGTGAGCTACAGCAAGGAGAACCCGGGCAAGCTGAACTACGCATCGTCCGGCGCGGGCGCGCTGCTGCACCTGGGCGGCGCGCTGTTCACCGATGCCATGGGCATCAAGGCGGAACACGTCGCGTACAAGGGCAGCGCGCCGGCCGTGGCGGACCTGCTCGCAGGCAACGTGCAGTTCATGCTGCTGCCCATCAACGAAGCGATGCCGCATGTGCGCGTCGGTTCGATCCGACCACTGGCCATCACGAGCGACAGGCGCTCCCCGCTCGTTCCCGACGTGCCCACGATGCAGGAGGCGACCGGCCGCAAGGACATGGAAATGGGTGCCTGGCAGGGCCTCATGGCCCCGCGCGGCACTCCACCCGAGGTCATCGCGAAGCTGGCGTCCGCACTGCAGGCCACGCTCGCGGACCAGGACC
Proteins encoded in this window:
- a CDS encoding chloride channel protein; this translates as MATALSSGSGAIGGVFTPSLFVGTTADSMLAQLAAMTLPAAWVGDPRALAIIGMAAVLAAVTHASLMAIVMVLEMTNQFQMTVPVMLACAVAYAVSTQFGGRPLYGNPIEAGR
- a CDS encoding 4-carboxy-4-hydroxy-2-oxoadipate aldolase/oxaloacetate decarboxylase, with translation MTITPEKLQALRDLGTATIYEAQGAKGAFDHGMKPIDPSLRIAGPALTVDARPADNLILHYAVQKARPGDVLVVDAKGFMEAGPWGDVLTLQAMKKGIVALVISGCVRDADLIIDLKFPVFCRGLSIKGTGKTQPGKVNVPITIGDVVIRPGDIVVGDRDGLVLVLQEEVDMAIEKSNAREAKEAGQREAIEQGVSTVELLGLGDTLKRLGLA
- a CDS encoding SGNH/GDSL hydrolase family protein — its product is MAYSEVVYWSQEELQQVPANATILAFGDSWFHYPMYGGSLVNSIGDLVKSSGRRILVTGKNGLEIRQFSQGFWQKRFRNVIRLYGSTCEAILISGGGNDFAGFDDLRPLLNGNCKTAQTAQECFRPGDGEFTLKDLEYKVYRSYAQFITEASLTIPASAKFFVHNYDYAPVTGKGVFGKEGWIRPALEDAQVPPGLYDACVKLIIDGHSRTLDTLQKALPDRVVFIDGRGTLQPEDWANELHPTGQGFAKMVQVRWKAPLDQAGLTT
- a CDS encoding Bug family tripartite tricarboxylate transporter substrate binding protein is translated as MQRRQFHLMALSAAALGLVPAAARAADAYPSRPVRLVVGFPPGGSADINARLVGQQLAKELGGTLVIENKGGAGGNLAAMDIKRSPADGYNLFYGTSAVVLAPSLYSKPGFDPYTDFIPVSLTATIPLLLVASPQLPARTVAELVSYSKENPGKLNYASSGAGALLHLGGALFTDAMGIKAEHVAYKGSAPAVADLLAGNVQFMLLPINEAMPHVRVGSIRPLAITSDRRSPLVPDVPTMQEATGRKDMEMGAWQGLMAPRGTPPEVIAKLASALQATLADQDLRRKLAEQGSTVLGGTAKQYADYMKQEGARWSKVVQDTGTRLD
- a CDS encoding M16 family metallopeptidase, whose translation is MPHVQSASVGVFLRVGSRDETPETNGISHVLEHMAFKGTATRSVQAINLDAERLGADVNAYTGKDSTGYFMTGLGQHALQLLGMTADIVLHSTFPEAELQRELEVIRQEAIEYDEDPEDSSSDLLDRALWGDDPMGMPVIGTVENIEGFTRDDLVRHVQRHYVAGKTIVAAAGNFDVGAWMRRAGELFSEMPASPAGGAGSLPPAPAPHVGQAVARRFTQVSQVFLNIAYPLGPAGPEGMGTAMPPQRWRLAAALAANLFGGGMSAPLVDTVRERLGLAYNADATIDSGDAWLNFVVHAVTTPDKVGELVRATGGLLHAQAAAIDPVHLERAKNQLTVSRVRGSERPFATMERAVEEVFAHGTVTPLAETIALISDIRADEVQQVFARMLAHPPALSITGKGVSAKSARQLAASLAASGRQAA
- a CDS encoding NAD(P)-binding domain-containing protein, with amino-acid sequence MKIAIIGLGEVGRTFAAPLHRQGHGLLVCERQPSAAAAALAEGMGAHMHAEPGPWLEEADWTFSCVIGSQARAVASACARHQRRGSAIADFTTASPEDKRDAAASAAQSGVGYIDTAIMGAVSLARERTPLLASGDRADELKAIFDGIQGRMEVIEGGRPGDAIALKILRSVFTKGMEALSVELLMAAERQGVRGKLPGVLADIDRTPLRDFIDMLVRTHVVHAARRAHEVEQAAEELASHGLPSRVLGGVGDRFRATASQLQASPLPQAEPTTDQAVQWLLAQEARHAAPR
- a CDS encoding glutamate ABC transporter substrate-binding protein; translated protein: MTIKSLLKSSVAALAIAGGGAACAQGTPIDAAAFDALVAQGPVASAEAIAASPWASKIKQAGTLRLGGTQTSNLFSLLNEKDGRMRGFDAGIAQLLTRYILGDASKVQFTQVTSSTREQVLINGQVDTVIATYSITPARAEKISFAGPYYTSQAGVLVKANNKAIQSVNDLGGRKVATQAGSTGPAILAQFAPKSTVQEFQTHQEALDGLRQGRVDAYVTDYTLLLNTLSLGTGDAKLAGAPFGAQDPYGIGLPKGSDGVAFVNAFLKKIEADGTWAKLWTIAIGQRTGSTAVPTPPALP
- a CDS encoding GntR family transcriptional regulator; amino-acid sequence: MATGTRKAYEELKHRLVAGHYQPGTQLKEEPLAEEFGISRTPVRAALRRLVEDGLATSDGGRGIQVAAWTEWDIAEVFQLRLLLEPYAAQLAAERCTPEVLQRLEDSNARMGAAIAANKSNMASLVQDANRDFHHTLLQASGSHRLMNMLGTMIDMPVITGSFQLYARSDMEQSLHHHQDLTLAVSARDGELAKQVMQLHLQISHRRFVRSRRS
- a CDS encoding amino acid ABC transporter permease, with protein sequence MNRSLEDILFGAPNPRARTLTRVASVVAAGVLLLLAVGIAFRFHAAGQLDARYWKFFAWPTTWTFLAKGLLGTLASAAMAAAIALSLGLVLLAGRLARYRFVRWPAVAAIEFLRGTPTLLLIYVCFLVLPSAGIKLSTYWMLTLPIGLSTAAVVAEVYRSGVLAVPRGQTDAARSLGMKETQVFFSIVFPQALRYIVPALVAQLVIVVKDTTFGYVVTYGELMQNARVLIANYHSLVPVYLIVAALYCLVNYAISRASRRLGRPVH
- a CDS encoding amino acid ABC transporter permease, producing the protein MGEVSRLLADHGPAFGQALLLTWKLTALSFVPGVLLGMAVAMLRLFPLPPLRWVLTLYVETFRNIPSVALLIFIVFALPDLEFVIDYEPSVVLTLVLVCSAFTADYVRSGINTIPGGQIEAALSLGMRPARIIWSVVLPQAMRSVVQPMTSLLIALMLSTSLASQVPFPGRELTTLVSKIATDSAAGMAAFAVAAAMYVASGLLIAWAGAALDRKLRILR
- a CDS encoding sterol desaturase family protein translates to MDVLYTILKFAVLTVLVASAAEAAVLSLRAAGPRYDWRASGVSLVDFLVREYPLRWLLPLAFWSQAMDWLYQHRLWTLPMDHWTGWAACFIAQEFCYYWYHRAAHRVRWFWCTHAIHHSPNDLNLSAAYRFGWTGKLTGTLLFFMAAPLLGMPPKVILVMLSLNLLYQFWIHATWIPRLGPLEWLLNTPSAHRVHHASNLEYLDGNYGGVLIVFDRLFGTYIAERPDLPCRYGLVRPVTGYNLLKIEFDQWHCLWLDLRRAALNAPAAPAAGSPAKSRSSPGSTAPPR